Below is a genomic region from Actinoallomurus bryophytorum.
TCGAGCGGCTTGGATCCGTAGCCTTCACCCGGCCTGGGTCGTCGAACCGCCATTCACGCACGGTATCGCCGGGACGACCATTCCGTCATGGACATTTCGCGGCGAACGAGAAGCGCGCCGGGCTGGTCGTACTTCGTCGGCAGCGCGGTCTTCCACTACCTCGGGCCCGCCTTCGCCGTTCTGCTCTTCGCCCGCGTCGCCCCGGCCGGCGTGGCCGGGCTGCGCATCTGGAGCGCCGCGCTCGTCTTCGCCCTCTGGCGCCGCCCCTGGCGACGGCTCGGCGAGCCCACGATCGTGTGCTGGGGCCTGGTGCTGGCAGCGATGAACAGCTGCTTCTACGAGGCGGTGGCCCGGCTGCCGCTGGGTACGGTCGCCGCGATCGAGTTCGTTCCGGTGATCGCGCTCGCCGCCGCGGGCACCCGTACGCCGCGCAACATCGCGGCCCTGGTGGCCGCCGCGGTCGGCGTCTACGTGCTCACGGACGTACGACTCGCCGGGGAGCCGCTCGGGTTCGTCTTCGCGTTCGCCAACGCCGCGTTGTTCGGCCTCTACATCGTGCTCGCGCACCGCGTGGCCCAAAGCGACGGTGACGGGGTCGACGGCCTGGCCGCGGCGATGCTGGTGGCGGCGGTCTGCGTGATACCGCTCGGCACGTGGCAGGTGGCACCCGCGCTGACCCATCCGGCGCTGCTCGGCGCCGGCATCGGTGTGGGGATCAGCTCGTCGGTGATCCCGTACGTCTGCGACCAGCTCGCCATGGCACGGATGGCACGCGCGACGTACGCGCTGCTGGTCTCACTGCTGCCCGCGACGGCGGCGGTCATCGGCGCCGTCGTGCTGGGCCAGCTGCCGATGCCCGCCGAGGTGGCCGGCATCGGCCTGGTGGTCGCAGGGACCGCGCTCCATCGGGAGCGCGGTTAGGGCGTCGTGAAGGCCGGGTTGGTGCGCATGCGGCCGACACGGCGCGGCTTGCGCTTGGAGGCGGTGCGCACCTCGGGTGCGCGGTGCTCGAGCGCGGCGCGCAGCTGGGCACGGCCCCGGTGGATCCGGCTGCGTACGGTGCCCATCTTCACGCCGAGTGTCGCGGCGATCTCTTCGTAGGACAGCCCTTCGATGTCGCACAGGACCACCGCGGCGCGGTACTCCGGGGCGAGGGCGTCGAGTGCCGTCTGGATGTCGCCGTCGAGATGCTGGTCGTCATATGCCTGCGCCGGGCTCGGCTCGCGACCGCGCAGCCGCTCGGCCGCGTCGTCACCGAGACCCTCGAAACGGATCCGTTGCTTGCGTCGTACCTGGTCGAGGAAGAGGTTCGTCGTGATGCGGTGCAGCCAACCCTCGAACGTGCCGGGAGTGTAATTCGACAGGGACCGGAACACGCGTACGAAGACCTCTTGGGTGAGATCCTCGGCATCGTGCTGGTTCCCCGTCAGCCGGTACGCCAGGCGGTAGACGCGCGCTGAGTGCTCACGCACGATCCCGTCCCAGCTGGGCGGCGTCCATGCCGCCGTGTCAACCTTCACCTGTCACCCCCGAAAGCGGTGTGTACATCAGAGTCTTGCCTGCGGGAGGTAAGGGCGATGTAAGGGCGCCACTTCCCTCTCACGATCTCAAGCATGTCAGCGCCGGCCTCCTCCAACGTCGCCCGGCAGGCGGGTCTTGTCCATACCTTCGTCCACCGCGGGGTGGAGACGGCCGGGAACGCCTTCATCCTCTGGAAGTAGATCCCTATGACACGCATACGGTGCCCAGGGGGTCGTCGGTTCAACGTCTGAGGCCCGACCGATTCCGGCACCGGCGAAACCCCTGGTGAGATGAGAAAAGACCGGACTCGTGATCCGGCCCTGCCGAGAACCGCCCTCCCGCCCCAGCCCCGCAGGCCGAAGGTCGGTACCTCAAGATCGGCAATGGTGAGCCACGAAACCACCGGCCGCCCACCGGGACGAACAAGGAAGACCCCCACCCTGAACCCGAAACCCGGCGAGAAACCCGCACCGCCTTCTGCGGAGCCACCCAAGGACGGGGCGAAGCCCCGCACCGAGGGTTCCGGGAGGTCGCCCCCTGGACAACCAGCGCGGGCACCGCCAAGACCAACCAAAGGCGATACGTCACGGTCACGAACTATGAGTCCGGGGAAGCGTTGGCCGCCCACCGGAATGAGCAAGCACGATCCCGACCTGAGCCACCCAGGGCGGGGCGAAGCCCCGCACGGGGATTCCAGGGATCGCACCCCAGGACAACCAGCGCGGGCACCGCCAAAACCACCAAAGGCGGTACGCCACGGTCACGAACTATGAGTCCGGGGAGCGTTGGCCGCCCACCGAAAAGAGCAAGCACGATCCCGACCTGAGCCACCAAGGGCGGGGCGGAGCCCCGCATCGGGGGTTCCAGGGGGTCGCCCCCCTGGACAACATCGCGGGCCCGAGCGAAACCGACCAAAGGTCGGTGAGTAGGGATGGTTGCCTCGGCTCCCCCGACTGGACTCGAACCAGTAACCTGCCGGTTAACAGCCGGCTGCTCTGCCAATTGAGCTACGGAGGATCGTGCAAGGCGGCCGCTCAACGCTCCGGACGCCCTAGCGGCTTCCAAGGTTAGCGCATTCCGGGGGCGCTCGTTTCCTCCCGACTGCCGGGGCGGACGGGGGGTATGTCTAGGACGACCGGTAGAGGAGATGGCCATGAAGTATCGCTTTGGGTTCCTCACGGGAGCAGCAGTCGGATATGTGCTGGGCACCCACGCGGGGCGGGAGCGCTATGAGCAGATCAAGCGTCTCTCCCGGAGTGTCGCGGAGAACCCGACCGTCCAGGAGGCCGCCGGCATCCTGCGGGCGCGGGCCGGCGAGCTCGCCGACACGGCACGCCAGAAGGTCGGCGACAAGGTGTACGACAAGGTTCCCGGCATGCGCCGCGAGCACAAGGACACAGCCGACGTCGGCTGACGAGGCCGCCACTGGTTCCGGTTCACGGGGATACAGGAGGAGTACCTCCTCGACAGGACGGCCGGCCGAGGAGGGCGGGTCGTGCGATGGCGCATGCCGTCATCGGGGCTGCCGCGGGTGAGGCCGGGCCGCCACGGCCCGGCCGGCAGACGGGCGGTCCCGGCCCCGGCCCCGGCGAGGTAGGTCTCGACCTGCCCGGGTCCCAACCCGCACAGGTCCAGACCCCGGCATAGGTCTCGCTCTCCGCGCAGGTCCCGGCACCGCACGGGTCCCAACCCGCACAGGTCCAGACCCCGGCATAGGTCTCGCTCTCCGCGCAGGTCCCGGCACCGCACGGGTCCCAACCCGCACAGGTCCAGACCCCGGCATAGGTCTCGCTCTCCGCGCAGGTCCCGGCACCGCACGGGTCCCAACCCGCACAGGCCTCGCACCCGGGATAGATCCCGACCCCGCACAGGCCCCCGACCCCGACGCAGGCCTCCGCACAGATCCCGGCCCTGCACAGGCCTCGACCCCGACACGGACCTCGCCTTCCGCACAGGCCCCGGCACCGCACAGGCCCCGAGCCCGCACGGGTCCCAACCCCGCGTAGGCCCCCCGGCATAAATACCGACCCCGCACAGGCCCCCGACCCCGACACAGGCCTCGCCCTCCGCACAGATCCAGACCCCGTACAGGTCCCAATCCCGCGCAGGCCTCACCCCCGAGACGAACTCCGACCCCGCACAGGCCCCGACCCCGGGAGAGGTCCCGGCCCGGCTACCTCCATCGGGATGTCGATTCCGCCCGTGGCACTCCGATCCCGTCGGCGCCATCCACTCAACCTGCCGCTGGTCGGCGGTGCCGTTGGGGAAGCCGGTGCCGTCCGGGCCGAAGGCGACGCTGAGGGACGCGAAAGCTCGACCTCAGAAGCCCCGGCGTCAGAAGCCCCCGACCTCAGAAGCCCCGGCCTCAGAAACTCTCCGGCCTCACAGGCCCGTCTGGCGGCGGAGTTCCTCCATCGCCTGTTCGGCCTGGGCCAGCAGGCCCGCGTCCGTCGGGTCCAGGCCCGGGTCGAAGACCAGGGTCCAGCGGGGCTCGCCGGAGCCCCTCGCCGGGCGGCGTGCCGCGATGCGCACGCCCCCGCCGGGCAGCTTCACGTGGGTGCTGACCACGACCGTCGAGGTCACACGCTCGCGTACGGTCTCCGGTACCGAGCCCGGCTCGGTCAGGTGCACGGTGTGGCGGTCGCCGCCGACCTCGCGTACGACCAGCAGTCCGTCCTTCCAGACGGCCTGTTCGACGCGCTCCCACGGCAGGCGGGTGAACCCGGCGCCGTCCTGGAAATGCAGCGCGGCGTCGGTCGCGACCGTGTCGCCGCTGACCGCCAGGACCCGTTCTCCCTTGTCGAGGGTCAGGCCCTCGGGCAGGTTCCTCCGCCGTGTCAGTCGCATGCGATCACGCTACAGCCGCCCGGCAGGGCGAAAGCCCATCACGAACACCGGCGCGAGGCCAGCAGGTCCAGGACGAGAGCGGCCGACCAGCTGAAGTCGTGGCTGCCGCGCCCCGTGCCGTCGAACGGATCGAAGTACTCCCGGAACCCCGACTGGCGTACGAGCCGCAGTGTCGACCCCAGCAGCAGGTCCGCGACCGCGTCCAGGTGATGAGTGAGCGCGCCTAGCCACACCAGCCAGTTCGTGTTCACCCAGGTCGGCCCGCGCCAGTACCCGCTGCGGTCGAAGGCCGCCGACTGCACGTCGACGGTCGGCACCGGATAACCGGTCGCGCCGGCGAACCGCGCGGACAGCAGCAGCTCGGCCAGCCCGCGCACGATGGAGCGGGGAAGATCGGGGTCCAGCAGTGGCACGAAGGCGGAGATCGTGGCGGCCGGGGTCAGCTGACCGGTCCGTACGTCGCGGGCGCGAAAGCAGCAGGTCTCGCCGTCCCACAGTCGGTCGAGCATGGCGAGGTGGATCCGCTGCGCCGCCTCCCGGTGCGGACCCGGGTCGGCGCCGGCCAGCTCGGCGACCTCGGCCAGGGCATGCGTCGAGGCCAGGAAGACCGCGTTGAACAGCGGGTCCTCGACCACGAACGGATGATCGTCATGGAGGTACTCCGCCCGATATCCGGCGTCGCGCATCGAC
It encodes:
- a CDS encoding EamA family transporter — encoded protein: MDISRRTRSAPGWSYFVGSAVFHYLGPAFAVLLFARVAPAGVAGLRIWSAALVFALWRRPWRRLGEPTIVCWGLVLAAMNSCFYEAVARLPLGTVAAIEFVPVIALAAAGTRTPRNIAALVAAAVGVYVLTDVRLAGEPLGFVFAFANAALFGLYIVLAHRVAQSDGDGVDGLAAAMLVAAVCVIPLGTWQVAPALTHPALLGAGIGVGISSSVIPYVCDQLAMARMARATYALLVSLLPATAAVIGAVVLGQLPMPAEVAGIGLVVAGTALHRERG
- the sigE gene encoding RNA polymerase sigma factor SigE, which codes for MKVDTAAWTPPSWDGIVREHSARVYRLAYRLTGNQHDAEDLTQEVFVRVFRSLSNYTPGTFEGWLHRITTNLFLDQVRRKQRIRFEGLGDDAAERLRGREPSPAQAYDDQHLDGDIQTALDALAPEYRAAVVLCDIEGLSYEEIAATLGVKMGTVRSRIHRGRAQLRAALEHRAPEVRTASKRKPRRVGRMRTNPAFTTP
- a CDS encoding YtxH domain-containing protein, encoding MKYRFGFLTGAAVGYVLGTHAGRERYEQIKRLSRSVAENPTVQEAAGILRARAGELADTARQKVGDKVYDKVPGMRREHKDTADVG
- a CDS encoding MGH1-like glycoside hydrolase domain-containing protein translates to MGLRLTGDETAVWTAAARVLDANWTGTATVPSPGLYPHQWSWDSSFVSLGLARHRPERARIELLSVFRGQWATGLVPHIVFSSGIPRHAYFPGPEFWRSRAQPAAPRGVDTSGLAQPPLQALAALRLAREPGEHRAFLTRLYPLLAAQHAYLERDRDIAGCGLVSLCHPWESGLENSPAWDRPLEAVSPPASPYARGSDGGDCADSDRHVSLVRSMRDAGYRAEYLHDDHPFVVEDPLFNAVFLASTHALAEVAELAGADPGPHREAAQRIHLAMLDRLWDGETCCFRARDVRTGQLTPAATISAFVPLLDPDLPRSIVRGLAELLLSARFAGATGYPVPTVDVQSAAFDRSGYWRGPTWVNTNWLVWLGALTHHLDAVADLLLGSTLRLVRQSGFREYFDPFDGTGRGSHDFSWSAALVLDLLASRRCS